From the Natrarchaeobaculum aegyptiacum genome, one window contains:
- a CDS encoding bactofilin family protein — translation MRQRYVRFALVVFLVGLLLASVPATAVAQSETGVGGGVVVQDGETVDSLEGVAGSVVVEEGGTVTGDVSGLAGDVRIHGTVEGDVSAAAGSLVIDGEVASDVSAGAGNVLIAEDGEVDGSLQAGAGTVQIDGAIGGDVAAGAETVRLGDEASIEGDLTYGGSLEGNTDAVAGDVTHDPTIGPEGIPTVQPFAEWAVSVYALALNLLLGAALLLVFPRFSATVARRVATSPVRSGFAGLGALVLVPVALVALLITILGIPIAFAGAFLFALYVWIAVIYGRFAVAAWILGRLDVHNRWLALLVGLVGAALIGQIPYLGGLVNFLLLLLGLGAVALALYDRRRAGSVTAGTGGPADGPAE, via the coding sequence ATGAGACAGCGGTACGTCCGATTCGCACTCGTGGTGTTTCTCGTCGGGCTCCTCCTCGCGTCCGTTCCAGCGACCGCGGTCGCCCAGTCGGAGACTGGCGTCGGTGGCGGCGTCGTCGTCCAGGATGGCGAGACCGTCGACAGCCTCGAGGGGGTCGCCGGCAGCGTCGTCGTCGAGGAAGGTGGGACCGTCACCGGTGACGTGAGCGGCCTCGCGGGCGACGTGCGCATCCACGGCACGGTCGAGGGCGACGTGAGCGCCGCCGCCGGGAGCCTCGTCATCGATGGGGAGGTCGCCAGCGACGTGAGCGCCGGTGCTGGAAACGTTCTCATTGCAGAAGACGGCGAGGTCGACGGCTCCCTGCAGGCCGGAGCCGGAACGGTCCAGATCGACGGTGCGATCGGCGGCGACGTCGCGGCGGGTGCCGAAACAGTCCGTCTCGGTGACGAGGCCAGCATCGAGGGCGACCTGACCTACGGCGGTTCGCTCGAGGGCAATACCGACGCCGTCGCCGGCGACGTGACCCACGATCCGACGATCGGACCCGAGGGCATTCCGACTGTCCAGCCGTTCGCCGAGTGGGCGGTTAGCGTCTACGCGCTGGCGCTCAACCTGTTGCTGGGGGCTGCACTCTTGCTCGTGTTCCCGCGGTTTTCGGCCACCGTCGCACGACGCGTCGCAACGTCGCCGGTCAGGAGCGGATTCGCCGGGCTCGGCGCGCTCGTCCTCGTCCCGGTCGCGCTGGTCGCGTTGCTGATCACGATCCTCGGGATCCCGATCGCATTCGCCGGTGCCTTCCTGTTCGCGCTGTACGTCTGGATCGCCGTCATCTACGGCCGGTTCGCGGTCGCCGCCTGGATTCTCGGCCGCCTCGACGTTCACAACCGCTGGCTGGCGCTGCTGGTCGGGCTCGTCGGTGCCGCGCTGATCGGGCAGATTCCGTACCTCGGCGGGCTCGTGAACTTCCTCCTGCTCCTCCTCGGGCTGGGTGCTGTCGCGCTCGCCCTGTACGACCGGCGGCGAGCTGGATCGGTGACCGCGGGAACCGGGGGACCAGCCGACGGTCCGGCGGAGTGA
- a CDS encoding DUF4157 domain-containing protein, which yields MTDWTRSRNARSKSDSDNETSDKSQAKTAETTSSSAALQNGSSKLLAAAALEQDAAKVETHLAPARLDNSAAAVDLADSAVPRLFGRDEGQIQRSLEGTDTTIDEVPGKVLDVLSNGGQPLDQPVQRALEERMDADFSDVRIHTGGTAAKAAEAIDAKAFTCGNDIVFNSGEYDPESPEGQHLLAHELAHVTQQNGGAPISMMPQEGADLEIDPDPQLEREADAAAEQALSGEEPLVVSRMGTDVHIQRMPAGAPVKGAEGGAGLAGRVSAIEESLSELEPLKSLADRTDELKAQLDGSGDDGVAKKVGAAGIWGSVGAALTQAQHAGADALGVESLLGNLTGDAHADAVLGTVIAGTTAAKVTGGKEGISALKKRAKAWFSEWRAKSDEDEHKSREEEETEDEDDSVLGIF from the coding sequence ATGACAGACTGGACGCGTTCTCGGAACGCGCGCTCGAAATCGGACTCGGACAACGAGACGAGCGACAAATCACAGGCGAAGACAGCGGAGACAACGTCCTCGTCGGCCGCTCTACAAAATGGAAGTTCTAAACTCCTGGCGGCCGCCGCACTCGAGCAAGATGCAGCCAAGGTCGAGACTCACCTCGCCCCGGCCAGACTCGACAACTCCGCTGCGGCCGTGGATCTCGCTGATTCGGCGGTTCCACGACTATTCGGTCGTGACGAGGGTCAGATTCAGCGCTCGCTCGAGGGAACCGACACGACCATCGACGAGGTGCCCGGCAAGGTCCTGGACGTGCTGAGCAACGGTGGCCAACCGCTGGATCAGCCCGTCCAGCGCGCCCTCGAGGAGCGGATGGACGCCGATTTCTCGGACGTGCGCATTCACACGGGCGGCACTGCAGCGAAAGCTGCTGAGGCGATCGACGCGAAGGCGTTTACCTGCGGGAACGATATCGTGTTTAATTCGGGCGAGTACGACCCCGAAAGTCCGGAGGGTCAGCACTTGCTCGCGCACGAACTCGCCCACGTCACACAACAGAACGGTGGCGCGCCGATTTCGATGATGCCCCAGGAGGGCGCTGATCTCGAGATTGACCCTGATCCGCAGTTAGAACGGGAGGCCGACGCGGCGGCCGAGCAGGCACTCTCCGGTGAGGAGCCGCTGGTCGTGAGTCGGATGGGGACGGACGTCCACATTCAGCGGATGCCTGCCGGTGCTCCAGTGAAAGGTGCAGAAGGTGGCGCGGGCCTGGCCGGCCGGGTGAGTGCCATCGAGGAGTCACTAAGTGAGCTGGAGCCGTTGAAGTCACTGGCCGATCGGACCGACGAGCTCAAAGCACAACTGGACGGTTCGGGCGACGACGGGGTCGCGAAGAAAGTTGGCGCGGCCGGTATTTGGGGCAGCGTCGGTGCCGCACTCACCCAAGCTCAGCATGCTGGTGCTGACGCCCTTGGCGTCGAAAGCCTTCTCGGCAACCTCACTGGCGATGCCCACGCCGACGCCGTTCTCGGAACGGTCATTGCCGGGACCACCGCCGCGAAGGTCACTGGCGGCAAAGAAGGCATCTCCGCGCTCAAAAAGCGCGCCAAAGCGTGGTTCTCCGAGTGGCGAGCCAAGAGTGACGAAGACGAGCACAAGAGCCGGGAAGAAGAAGAAACTGAAGACGAAGATGATAGTGTTCTGGGAATCTTCTGA
- a CDS encoding GNAT family N-acetyltransferase: MGMSESLEFGHEDRKQIYEYVERHGAVDAEDAQGALGVDPGGFRHHVAILKRDGRLEETDGKLRVTIDAGTAEEYVTEDLEFHIRPARQEDLTGIVGAIRQVAEEKTYIEAESVADEIDHQEALLRHNELESRMFFVATVEEEVVGWVHLYAPEVEKLSHTAELTVGVLEEYRGYGIGAHLLARGLEWAGSNGYEKVYQSVPSSNEDAIAFLEAHDWETEAVREDHYKLNGHYVDEVMMAVEL; this comes from the coding sequence ATGGGAATGAGTGAATCACTCGAGTTCGGTCACGAGGACCGGAAACAGATCTACGAGTACGTCGAGCGCCACGGTGCGGTCGACGCCGAGGACGCACAGGGCGCTCTCGGGGTCGACCCCGGCGGGTTCCGCCACCACGTCGCGATCCTCAAACGCGACGGTCGCCTCGAGGAAACAGACGGAAAACTCCGGGTGACGATCGACGCCGGGACGGCCGAGGAGTACGTCACCGAGGACCTCGAGTTCCACATCAGACCGGCCAGACAGGAAGACCTGACGGGAATCGTCGGTGCGATCCGGCAGGTCGCCGAAGAGAAGACCTACATCGAAGCCGAAAGCGTCGCCGACGAAATCGACCATCAGGAGGCACTGCTCCGGCACAACGAACTCGAGTCCCGGATGTTCTTCGTCGCAACGGTCGAAGAGGAGGTGGTCGGCTGGGTCCACCTCTACGCGCCGGAAGTCGAGAAACTCTCACACACTGCCGAGTTGACCGTCGGCGTTCTCGAGGAGTATCGTGGGTACGGCATCGGCGCCCACCTCCTCGCACGCGGGCTCGAGTGGGCCGGCTCGAACGGCTACGAGAAGGTCTACCAGAGCGTCCCCTCGAGCAACGAAGACGCCATCGCCTTCCTCGAAGCTCACGACTGGGAGACCGAGGCGGTGCGAGAGGACCACTACAAGCTCAACGGCCACTACGTCGACGAGGTGATGATGGCGGTCGAACTCTAG
- the mce gene encoding methylmalonyl-CoA epimerase, which yields MDVHFDHAGIATEDARDLAALYEDLFGLEAVHEEKFDGMRVVFLDLGDGYLELLEPLEEGTIARYLEKNGPGIHHLALATDDIEAALERARDHDVTLIDEEPRPGAWGHTVAFLHPKDTGGILLEFVEH from the coding sequence ATGGACGTTCACTTCGACCACGCCGGGATCGCCACCGAGGACGCCCGTGACCTCGCCGCGCTGTACGAGGACCTCTTCGGCCTCGAGGCCGTCCACGAAGAGAAGTTCGACGGCATGCGCGTCGTCTTCCTCGACCTCGGCGACGGCTACTTGGAACTGCTCGAGCCCCTCGAGGAAGGAACCATCGCCCGATACCTCGAGAAGAACGGGCCGGGGATCCACCACCTCGCGCTGGCGACCGACGACATCGAGGCAGCACTCGAGCGGGCACGCGACCACGACGTGACCCTGATCGACGAGGAGCCGCGGCCGGGCGCGTGGGGGCACACGGTGGCGTTTCTCCACCCGAAGGATACCGGTGGCATCCTGCTCGAGTTCGTCGAGCATTGA
- a CDS encoding YbjQ family protein, translating into MYVTNTETVPDGEVVEVLGIARGNTVEARNVGRDITQGIRNMFGGELKAYSDLLSKARDEAIVRMEADAEEMGADAVVNVRLETSQITDGGSEVMAYGTAVRLR; encoded by the coding sequence ATGTACGTTACGAACACTGAAACGGTCCCCGACGGCGAAGTCGTCGAAGTACTCGGCATCGCCCGCGGTAACACCGTCGAGGCCAGAAACGTCGGCCGCGACATCACCCAGGGCATCCGAAATATGTTCGGCGGCGAGCTGAAGGCCTACTCCGACCTCCTCTCGAAAGCGCGAGACGAGGCCATCGTTCGCATGGAGGCCGACGCCGAGGAGATGGGTGCCGACGCGGTCGTCAACGTCCGCCTCGAGACGTCACAGATCACCGACGGCGGTTCGGAAGTGATGGCCTACGGAACGGCTGTTCGCCTCCGGTAG
- the truA gene encoding tRNA pseudouridine(38-40) synthase TruA has product MATALRAFRIAYDGTPFRGFQRQPHGETVEDAIFDALRRLEVLTPDVDKPDGYAAAGRTDAGVSALAQTITLESPEWLTPRALNAELPASIRAWASAPAPPDFHATHHASSRTYTYHLFAPPDGDCDDDRFRAACDALSGTHDFHNLTPDDHNTERSPTLEATRDGDYLVVTVTAGGFARELVRRLVSLAHGVATGKEPLEKIDRVLEPDPLPGHEGIAPVPAEPLILSHVDYPDLAFSVDPEAAHRARGIFETRAVERRTGARVADEIAGGIVTDDASQPDGSE; this is encoded by the coding sequence ATGGCAACGGCCCTGCGTGCGTTCCGGATCGCCTACGACGGCACACCCTTCCGGGGATTCCAGCGCCAGCCTCACGGCGAGACCGTCGAGGACGCCATCTTCGACGCACTCCGCCGTCTCGAGGTCCTCACCCCCGACGTCGACAAACCCGACGGCTACGCCGCGGCCGGCCGAACCGACGCCGGCGTCTCCGCACTCGCCCAGACGATCACCCTCGAGTCGCCCGAGTGGCTCACTCCTCGGGCACTGAACGCCGAACTCCCGGCGTCGATTCGCGCGTGGGCGAGTGCGCCGGCACCGCCCGATTTTCACGCCACCCACCACGCGAGCAGTCGAACCTATACGTATCACCTGTTCGCGCCACCCGACGGTGACTGCGATGACGACCGGTTTCGGGCTGCCTGTGACGCCCTCTCCGGCACCCACGACTTCCACAACCTCACGCCGGACGACCACAACACGGAGCGATCGCCGACACTCGAGGCGACCCGCGACGGTGACTACCTCGTCGTGACCGTCACTGCCGGCGGCTTCGCCCGCGAACTCGTCCGCCGCCTCGTCTCGCTCGCACACGGCGTCGCCACAGGAAAAGAACCGCTCGAGAAAATCGACCGCGTCCTCGAACCCGACCCCCTCCCCGGACACGAGGGAATCGCCCCCGTTCCGGCGGAACCGTTGATTCTCTCCCACGTCGATTACCCGGACCTCGCGTTCTCGGTGGACCCCGAAGCTGCCCACCGCGCTCGCGGAATCTTCGAGACGCGGGCTGTCGAGCGACGAACCGGCGCTCGCGTCGCAGACGAAATCGCAGGCGGAATCGTCACCGACGACGCGAGTCAGCCCGACGGATCGGAGTGA
- a CDS encoding DUF4157 domain-containing protein — MSVESRVASPQPTTNNSRIPGWQSAFTLVFNSGEYDPESPEGQHLIAHEVVHTLQQPDAPISMMPKTEVEMEVDPDPAAEREADEIAGQVMRGWETGLEGEMADTEIHVQRFTGAIADIGSTVASFAKVNHETLKNDQKREADSYAQMGATEGSVEDRVENLEEQVSELGKYVSEQIRPASTKRKMVSEAGKDALSSGAGLATGAGIAALGLAGPLGAIIGAGLAGAATKGMLDTSPAIGQTAEQMASGRVHEKAGALRDRLPGWLGGRDEDDEWSEGSKF, encoded by the coding sequence ATGAGTGTCGAATCCCGTGTCGCGTCGCCGCAGCCGACGACGAACAACTCACGTATCCCTGGCTGGCAGTCGGCGTTCACACTCGTGTTCAACTCCGGCGAGTACGATCCCGAGAGTCCGGAAGGCCAGCATCTCATCGCCCACGAGGTCGTCCACACGCTGCAGCAACCCGACGCTCCCATCTCGATGATGCCCAAAACCGAAGTCGAGATGGAGGTCGACCCCGACCCGGCCGCCGAACGCGAGGCCGACGAGATCGCCGGCCAGGTCATGCGCGGCTGGGAGACCGGCCTCGAGGGCGAGATGGCCGACACCGAAATCCACGTCCAGCGGTTTACGGGGGCCATCGCCGATATCGGCAGTACTGTGGCAAGTTTCGCGAAGGTCAACCACGAAACGCTGAAAAACGATCAGAAGCGTGAAGCCGACAGCTACGCTCAGATGGGGGCCACCGAGGGCTCGGTCGAAGACCGAGTCGAAAATCTCGAGGAGCAGGTGTCCGAACTCGGCAAGTACGTCTCCGAACAGATCCGGCCCGCCTCGACCAAACGAAAGATGGTCTCCGAGGCTGGAAAGGACGCCCTCTCGAGTGGAGCCGGATTAGCGACTGGCGCGGGGATTGCCGCGTTAGGGCTGGCAGGCCCGCTGGGGGCGATTATTGGAGCCGGTCTGGCTGGGGCTGCCACTAAAGGCATGCTCGATACCAGCCCTGCCATCGGTCAGACTGCCGAGCAAATGGCATCTGGTCGCGTCCATGAGAAGGCTGGTGCCTTGCGCGACCGCCTGCCAGGCTGGCTCGGTGGCCGGGATGAGGATGACGAATGGAGCGAGGGTTCGAAATTTTGA
- a CDS encoding ATP-binding protein, with translation MNMYTDAGDHLRAEFERIGTVLECVVETEIRGEESNEPGRLVGETRLATFTGAEPPPTTDAIETAQQRAETIEERIAESRDEAIALPLDDLCRTFDLSREEKDVLLFVLAPEIDRSITDIYGRLDGSGQALLPTVAIVERLLWYAGHRETTPTGDRHDALSQSTPLFEYGIVDRTAREDASPSRLDVLSVDDRIVEFLQGDDSLDLRVRTRLERETRIQDQPLTIADADASLEELLIAPACRAELEALPDPDGRGRRVYVHGPEGAGMHRAVEAVCESDRLLRADLRAVLAADALEAVVREARLVGLPLVLHHADQAAADADQSLEAIVHRVGDLETDLYVVGRESWTPSNRRDRTLDAIQSFSRPTIAQRREFWTDRADQFAADIDPERLASTFDLTQGQLEAALTTARTLAADGEPTVDDIRAGCRAQSADALEDLAQHVEPDLSWDDIKLGDETRRQLETLEAHVTNRGRIYDDWGFRDRDKNAGVVALFKGLPGTGKTMAAEVLAKEVGMDVYKIDLSSVVSKYIGETEENLEEIFQAAEQSNAILLFDEADSIFGDRAEVSDATDRYANVEVNYLLQRIEHYDGIIVLTTNYAQNIDTAFSRRITHTIRFEKPDAATRRAIWESIFPPSMPVENIDTEWLADFEYSGGTIDNLAKHIAIYAAEADAETITMRHVVEALEQYKRDRNSRIQDRDFEPYLEYLQGPTEREQQQQRHRIRHDEN, from the coding sequence ATGAATATGTACACCGACGCCGGAGACCACTTGCGCGCGGAGTTCGAGCGGATCGGCACGGTTCTCGAGTGTGTCGTCGAGACGGAAATCCGAGGCGAGGAGTCCAACGAGCCGGGCCGTCTCGTCGGTGAGACCCGTCTGGCCACGTTCACCGGAGCTGAGCCGCCACCCACGACGGATGCCATCGAAACGGCACAACAGAGAGCCGAAACGATCGAAGAACGCATCGCCGAGAGCCGCGACGAAGCTATCGCACTGCCGCTGGACGACCTCTGCCGGACGTTCGACCTGTCCCGGGAAGAGAAAGACGTGTTGTTGTTCGTCCTCGCCCCCGAAATCGATCGGTCGATCACCGATATCTACGGACGGCTGGATGGCTCTGGACAGGCACTGTTACCCACGGTCGCGATCGTCGAGCGACTGCTATGGTACGCAGGCCACCGGGAGACGACCCCGACTGGCGACCGCCACGACGCGCTCTCCCAATCCACGCCGCTATTCGAGTACGGCATCGTCGACCGAACGGCAAGAGAGGACGCCAGTCCGTCGAGGCTCGACGTCCTCTCCGTCGACGACCGCATCGTCGAGTTTCTTCAGGGAGACGATAGCCTCGATTTGAGAGTACGGACGCGCCTCGAGCGGGAGACCCGAATCCAGGACCAGCCACTGACGATCGCAGACGCAGACGCGTCGCTCGAGGAGCTGCTGATAGCCCCGGCGTGTCGGGCGGAGCTGGAGGCACTGCCCGATCCCGATGGTCGGGGCCGGCGCGTCTACGTCCACGGCCCAGAGGGAGCCGGAATGCACCGTGCTGTGGAAGCCGTTTGTGAGAGCGACCGGCTGCTTCGGGCCGACCTGCGGGCGGTCCTCGCAGCCGACGCCCTCGAGGCGGTCGTCCGCGAGGCGCGACTGGTCGGCCTCCCGCTCGTCCTCCACCACGCCGACCAGGCTGCTGCCGACGCGGATCAGTCACTCGAGGCGATCGTCCACCGCGTCGGCGACCTCGAGACCGACCTCTACGTCGTCGGCCGGGAGTCGTGGACGCCGTCGAACCGACGGGACCGAACGCTGGACGCGATCCAGTCGTTTTCGCGACCGACTATCGCACAGCGACGGGAATTCTGGACGGACCGGGCTGACCAGTTCGCGGCGGATATCGATCCGGAACGGCTGGCGAGCACGTTCGATCTGACCCAGGGACAGCTGGAGGCGGCGCTGACGACAGCTCGAACGCTGGCTGCCGACGGCGAGCCGACCGTCGACGACATACGCGCCGGCTGTCGCGCCCAGTCCGCCGACGCACTCGAGGACCTGGCACAGCACGTCGAGCCCGACCTGTCGTGGGACGACATCAAACTCGGCGACGAGACGAGACGCCAACTCGAGACCCTCGAGGCCCACGTCACGAACCGTGGGCGCATCTACGACGACTGGGGATTTCGCGACCGCGACAAGAACGCGGGCGTCGTCGCCCTGTTCAAGGGATTGCCGGGGACCGGGAAGACGATGGCCGCCGAGGTGCTGGCAAAGGAAGTCGGGATGGACGTCTACAAGATCGACCTCTCGTCGGTCGTCTCGAAGTACATCGGCGAAACCGAGGAGAATCTCGAGGAGATCTTTCAGGCCGCAGAACAGTCGAACGCGATCCTGCTGTTCGACGAGGCCGACTCCATCTTCGGCGACCGGGCGGAAGTTTCCGACGCGACCGATCGGTACGCGAACGTCGAAGTGAACTACCTGCTCCAGCGGATCGAACACTACGACGGCATCATCGTGTTGACGACCAACTACGCACAGAACATCGATACCGCCTTTTCCCGGCGTATCACGCATACGATCCGCTTCGAGAAACCCGACGCAGCGACGCGACGGGCGATCTGGGAGTCGATTTTCCCACCGTCGATGCCCGTCGAGAACATCGACACCGAGTGGCTCGCCGACTTCGAGTACAGCGGCGGGACGATCGACAACCTCGCGAAACACATCGCGATCTACGCCGCCGAGGCCGACGCCGAGACGATCACGATGCGACACGTCGTCGAAGCGCTCGAACAGTACAAACGCGACCGAAACAGTCGGATTCAGGACCGTGACTTCGAACCGTATCTCGAGTATCTCCAGGGACCGACCGAACGAGAACAACAGCAACAACGCCACCGGATTCGCCACGATGAGAACTGA